The following coding sequences are from one Caloranaerobacter sp. TR13 window:
- a CDS encoding Asp23/Gls24 family envelope stress response protein — protein MPGKLSNKFGSINIDDNVLAIIAGLSAMECYGLVGMASRNATEGLVELLRREHLTKGVKVHTEDNRIVIDLYVIVQFGTKISVVANNIIEKVKYNIESLTGLTVEKVNINVQGVRVQK, from the coding sequence ATGCCAGGTAAATTAAGTAATAAGTTTGGTTCAATAAATATTGATGATAATGTGCTTGCTATAATAGCAGGTTTATCAGCAATGGAGTGTTATGGCTTAGTAGGTATGGCAAGCCGAAATGCAACTGAGGGTTTAGTAGAATTACTAAGAAGAGAGCATTTGACAAAAGGTGTAAAGGTTCATACTGAGGATAATAGAATTGTCATTGATTTGTATGTTATAGTACAATTTGGAACAAAAATTTCAGTAGTTGCAAACAACATAATAGAGAAAGTAAAATATAATATTGAGAGCTTGACAGGTTTGACAGTAGAAAAAGTTAATATTAATGTTCAAGGTGTCAGAGTACAAAAGTAG
- the rpmB gene encoding 50S ribosomal protein L28: MSRVCEVCGKGKVAGFKVSHSNRHNKRTWLPNIRRVKAIVNGTPKRIRVCTRCLRSGKVERAL, from the coding sequence ATGTCAAGAGTTTGCGAAGTATGCGGTAAAGGAAAAGTAGCAGGTTTCAAAGTAAGCCACTCTAACCGTCATAATAAAAGAACTTGGTTACCAAATATTAGAAGAGTAAAAGCTATTGTTAATGGTACTCCAAAGAGAATAAGAGTTTGTACTAGATGTTTAAGATCAGGTAAAGTTGAAAGAGCTTTATAG
- a CDS encoding thiamine diphosphokinase, whose protein sequence is MKALIVSSGNIENLNIIKRVCEDVDLVVCADGGADLVVKADRIPDIVIGDLDSIDKDTLKRLKEYKVKFIEFPTKKDKTDTELAIDYVIEESFNEIVLVGVTGTRLDHTLANIFLLYSLLQKGVKATIIDDHNEIFITNDELVLYKDEKKYVSIIPFNGDLLGVTLKGFEYETEKENIKFSSTLGISNTLVSDKGIIKVEEGVCLVIKSID, encoded by the coding sequence ATGAAAGCCTTAATAGTTTCAAGTGGGAATATAGAAAATCTTAATATAATAAAAAGAGTATGTGAAGATGTTGATTTAGTTGTTTGTGCTGATGGTGGGGCAGATTTAGTTGTAAAAGCAGACCGTATACCAGATATTGTTATTGGTGACTTAGATTCTATAGATAAAGATACATTGAAAAGGTTAAAAGAATATAAAGTTAAATTTATAGAATTTCCTACTAAAAAAGATAAAACAGATACTGAACTAGCAATTGATTATGTAATTGAAGAAAGTTTTAATGAAATAGTATTGGTTGGAGTTACAGGTACAAGATTGGATCATACTTTAGCTAACATCTTTTTACTATATTCTTTACTACAAAAAGGAGTTAAAGCTACTATAATAGATGACCATAATGAAATATTTATAACAAATGATGAATTAGTTCTTTATAAAGATGAGAAAAAATATGTTTCAATTATTCCGTTTAATGGAGATTTGTTAGGGGTTACATTAAAAGGTTTTGAATATGAAACAGAAAAAGAGAACATAAAATTTAGTTCAACGCTTGGTATAAGTAATACTTTGGTATCAGATAAAGGAATTATTAAAGTAGAAGAAGGAGTATGTTTAGTTATAAAGTCTATAGATTAA
- the thiT gene encoding energy-coupled thiamine transporter ThiT produces the protein MERNVKIRMLTEGGVMVALASILSMLKIYEAPFGGSVTAGSMIPIIIFALRWGIMPGLFVGLVYGIIQSILGLYFVHPIQYLLDYPIAFALLGLAGISKSLGNKIKNKYLNLFIGVFIAIFGRFIAHLLSGVIFFAEYAPEGMNPWLYSAIYNGSYLGIELIISLVLVLLLNKPIQRLNS, from the coding sequence ATGGAAAGAAATGTAAAAATTAGAATGCTAACTGAAGGAGGAGTTATGGTAGCACTTGCTTCAATTTTGAGTATGCTCAAAATATACGAAGCACCTTTTGGCGGTTCTGTAACTGCAGGTAGTATGATACCAATAATTATATTTGCTTTGAGATGGGGAATAATGCCAGGATTATTCGTAGGATTGGTTTATGGTATTATTCAGTCAATATTGGGTCTTTACTTTGTACATCCTATTCAATATTTATTAGATTATCCTATAGCTTTTGCACTTTTAGGGTTAGCTGGTATTTCAAAGTCTTTAGGTAATAAAATAAAAAATAAATATTTAAATCTATTTATAGGAGTTTTTATAGCTATATTTGGTAGATTTATAGCACATTTATTATCTGGTGTTATTTTTTTTGCAGAGTATGCACCAGAAGGCATGAATCCTTGGTTATATTCAGCAATATATAATGGAAGCTATTTAGGTATAGAGTTGATTATATCACTAGTATTAGTATTATTATTAAATAAACCAATCCAAAGATTAAATAGTTAA
- the rpe gene encoding ribulose-phosphate 3-epimerase, translating into MVKIAPSILSADFSRLGQEIKKAEEGGADLIHLDVMDGKFVPNITIGPPVIKYLRKVTKLPFDVHLMIEEPERYIKEFVDSGADIITVHQEATVHLHRTIQQIKSYGIKAGVALNPSTPLSTIEYIIEDIDMVLIMTVNPGFGGQKFISNMETKITKLRDLINKKNLNIDIEVDGGIKLENADKAVKCGANILVAGSAVFKSDDIVETIRKFKQVITLQY; encoded by the coding sequence ATGGTTAAAATTGCACCATCAATTTTGTCAGCAGATTTTAGTAGATTAGGTCAAGAAATAAAGAAGGCAGAAGAGGGTGGAGCTGATTTAATACACCTAGATGTTATGGACGGGAAATTTGTACCTAATATTACTATTGGGCCACCAGTTATTAAATATTTGAGAAAAGTAACTAAATTACCTTTTGATGTTCATTTGATGATTGAAGAACCTGAAAGGTATATAAAAGAATTTGTTGATTCTGGAGCTGATATTATTACTGTGCATCAAGAAGCAACAGTACATCTACACCGAACTATTCAACAAATAAAAAGTTATGGCATTAAAGCTGGTGTTGCATTAAATCCGTCTACACCTCTTTCTACTATTGAATATATTATCGAAGATATTGATATGGTATTGATAATGACTGTAAATCCAGGTTTTGGTGGACAAAAATTTATAAGTAATATGGAAACAAAAATAACAAAATTGAGAGATTTAATAAATAAAAAGAATTTAAATATTGATATTGAAGTTGATGGTGGTATAAAATTAGAAAATGCAGATAAAGCTGTTAAATGTGGAGCAAATATTTTAGTAGCTGGGTCTGCTGTGTTTAAATCAGATGATATTGTTGAAACGATTAGAAAATTTAAACAAGTTATCACTTTACAATATTAA
- the rsgA gene encoding ribosome small subunit-dependent GTPase A: MLEGIIIKGIGGFYYVKVGNKVYECRARGVFRKKKITPLVGDRVKIRISSEDNTGFIEEIFERRTELFRPPVANVNQVIIVFAVKSPDPNLWLLDRFLLLAESKDLDIVVCFNKIDLISEEELKFLNGIYLNAGYRVINTSCISGVGVDELRQTLVDKITVFAGPSGVGKSTLLNSIQPDLQLKTGEVSQKTNRGRHTTRRAELLELNVGGWVVDTPGFSSLNIDFIKEEDLGLYFREINEFSGNCRFVGCWHYKEPDCSVKKAVEENKISKTRYDNYLMFLEELRNNRRY; this comes from the coding sequence ATGCTAGAAGGGATAATTATTAAAGGGATAGGAGGTTTCTATTACGTAAAGGTTGGTAATAAAGTATATGAATGTAGAGCTAGAGGGGTTTTTAGAAAAAAGAAAATTACCCCATTAGTAGGGGATAGAGTAAAAATAAGAATTTCAAGCGAAGATAATACAGGTTTTATTGAAGAAATTTTCGAAAGAAGAACTGAGTTATTTAGACCTCCTGTTGCAAATGTAAATCAAGTTATAATAGTTTTTGCAGTAAAAAGTCCAGATCCAAATTTATGGTTACTAGATAGGTTTTTACTTCTAGCAGAATCTAAAGATTTAGATATAGTTGTTTGTTTTAATAAAATAGATTTAATATCAGAAGAAGAATTAAAGTTTCTAAATGGTATCTATTTGAATGCAGGATATAGAGTTATTAATACAAGCTGTATTTCAGGAGTAGGAGTTGATGAATTAAGGCAAACATTAGTAGATAAGATAACAGTTTTCGCAGGACCTTCAGGAGTCGGCAAATCAACTCTACTTAATAGCATACAGCCTGATTTGCAGTTAAAAACAGGAGAGGTTAGTCAAAAGACTAATAGAGGAAGACATACTACTAGGAGAGCAGAGTTACTGGAATTAAACGTAGGAGGTTGGGTTGTTGATACTCCTGGTTTTAGTTCATTAAATATTGATTTTATAAAAGAAGAAGACTTAGGTTTATATTTTAGAGAAATTAATGAGTTTAGTGGAAACTGTAGATTTGTGGGATGTTGGCATTATAAAGAACCAGATTGCTCTGTTAAGAAAGCAGTTGAAGAAAATAAGATTAGTAAGACTAGATATGATAATTATTTGATGTTTTTAGAGGAACTTAGGAATAATAGGAGGTATTAG
- the pknB gene encoding Stk1 family PASTA domain-containing Ser/Thr kinase gives MKGRLLGDRYEIVEKIGGGGMALVYKAKCKLLNRYVAVKVLRTEFINNEEFINKFRRESQAAASLSHPNIVNIYDVGVEDDIYYIVMEYVNGKTLKELIREKGKLSYEETIDIAIQIARALSHAHKNHIVHRDIKPHNILVSDDGRVKVADFGIAKAATTSTVTNTSNVIGSVHYFSPEQARGGYTNEKSDIYSLGIVMYEMVTGRVPFEGDSPISVAIKHIQEDIVTPRQFVETIPESLEKIILKCVEKNQSLRYDSAEELLKDLEKAKESKDGSYIEINNYDDSPTRVIPAIKDDMLMNKRNNDKKKSKKNKNKNKSNKVITFFAILLALIFTTALAVGFLYIKDYLFVEEVNVPLIIGLHEDVAKQKIESLGLKFVVKKRIYNKDYKEGYIISQNIDPKDKVKIGYPIEVVVSKGEKLVRVPDLLNKYSSDIEVALSEVGLRKGNIDYKFSDIYPEGIVISQKPEPLSMVPEGTEIDFVISQGPEISYVIMPNLIGLNLENAKREIISKGFVLGEVKYEPNNDIPKDLVTWQSYPAGAEVEENTTVDLIISSGPITVGQNDNNLIENNEGKNEQDQITQNEQDTLQEQEKVLQLIIPLPQDREKVEVKIYKIQGQSKEIIYNKIHETKEERISVTISGKGEVKYEIYYDGEFYEQKVINF, from the coding sequence GTGAAAGGTAGACTTTTAGGAGATAGATATGAAATAGTTGAAAAAATTGGTGGTGGAGGCATGGCTTTAGTATACAAAGCTAAATGCAAACTACTAAATCGATATGTTGCAGTAAAAGTATTAAGAACTGAATTTATAAATAATGAAGAATTTATTAATAAATTCAGAAGAGAATCACAAGCAGCTGCAAGTCTTTCTCATCCTAATATTGTAAATATTTATGATGTAGGTGTCGAGGATGATATATATTATATAGTTATGGAGTATGTTAACGGCAAAACTTTAAAAGAACTTATTAGAGAAAAAGGAAAATTAAGTTATGAAGAAACTATTGATATAGCTATACAAATAGCGCGAGCATTAAGTCATGCTCATAAAAATCATATAGTTCATAGGGATATAAAACCTCATAATATTTTAGTGTCTGATGATGGAAGAGTTAAAGTGGCAGACTTTGGAATAGCTAAGGCAGCTACTACTTCTACAGTTACTAATACTAGTAATGTGATTGGTTCTGTTCATTATTTCTCACCTGAGCAAGCTAGAGGAGGATATACAAATGAGAAATCAGATATATATTCTTTAGGTATAGTAATGTATGAAATGGTTACAGGTAGGGTTCCTTTTGAAGGTGATAGTCCTATTTCAGTTGCTATAAAGCATATACAAGAAGATATTGTTACACCAAGACAATTTGTTGAGACTATTCCAGAAAGTTTAGAAAAAATCATTTTAAAGTGTGTAGAAAAGAACCAAAGTTTGAGATACGATAGTGCTGAAGAATTATTAAAGGATCTTGAAAAGGCTAAAGAGTCAAAAGATGGAAGTTATATAGAAATTAATAATTATGATGATTCACCAACACGAGTAATTCCAGCGATAAAGGATGATATGCTTATGAATAAAAGAAATAATGACAAGAAAAAAAGCAAAAAGAACAAGAATAAGAACAAGTCAAATAAAGTAATAACATTTTTTGCGATATTACTTGCATTAATTTTTACTACTGCTTTAGCTGTAGGGTTCTTATATATTAAAGATTATTTATTTGTTGAAGAAGTAAATGTACCTTTAATTATTGGTTTACATGAAGATGTTGCAAAACAGAAGATAGAGAGTTTAGGTCTAAAGTTTGTTGTTAAAAAAAGAATTTATAATAAGGATTACAAAGAAGGATATATAATATCTCAGAATATTGATCCTAAAGATAAAGTGAAAATAGGTTATCCAATAGAAGTGGTTGTAAGTAAGGGTGAGAAATTAGTAAGGGTACCTGATTTACTTAATAAATATTCTAGTGATATTGAAGTAGCTTTAAGCGAAGTTGGTCTTAGAAAAGGTAATATTGATTACAAGTTTAGTGATATTTATCCAGAGGGAATAGTAATAAGTCAGAAACCTGAACCATTGTCGATGGTTCCAGAGGGCACTGAAATAGATTTTGTAATTAGTCAAGGACCAGAAATAAGTTATGTAATTATGCCTAATTTAATTGGTTTAAATTTAGAAAATGCTAAGCGAGAGATTATATCTAAAGGATTTGTGTTAGGTGAAGTAAAGTATGAACCTAATAATGATATACCAAAGGATTTAGTTACATGGCAAAGCTATCCGGCAGGAGCTGAAGTTGAGGAGAATACAACAGTTGACTTGATTATAAGTAGCGGTCCGATTACAGTAGGACAAAATGATAATAACTTAATAGAGAATAATGAAGGTAAAAATGAACAAGACCAAATAACACAAAATGAACAAGATACCTTACAAGAACAAGAAAAAGTTTTGCAGTTAATTATTCCTCTTCCACAAGATAGAGAAAAAGTAGAAGTAAAAATATATAAAATACAAGGTCAATCTAAAGAAATTATATATAATAAAATTCATGAAACTAAAGAAGAGAGGATATCTGTAACTATTTCAGGAAAAGGTGAGGTTAAATATGAAATATACTATGATGGGGAATTTTATGAACAGAAAGTTATTAACTTCTAA
- a CDS encoding Stp1/IreP family PP2C-type Ser/Thr phosphatase, producing the protein MDVGFCTDTGIVREINQDSYYCSDIDELPLFVVADGMGGQNAGEVASMLAISTVKEVLYEFKDKLLNNEVEIPYFINLALSKANYKIYKQSLENEKFSGMGTTITLAFINNNNKIYIGHVGDSRAYLIRKNNLIQLTQDHSLVAELVRNGSITEEEAINHPQKNIITRAIGTEEKVKVDIISRDILSGDIIILCTDGLFNMVSNEDILRVMLLSENMQEACDKLTYIANEHGGFDNTTVLAIRIE; encoded by the coding sequence ATGGATGTTGGTTTTTGCACTGATACAGGCATAGTAAGAGAGATTAATCAAGATTCATACTATTGTTCCGACATTGATGAGTTACCACTATTTGTTGTAGCTGATGGTATGGGTGGGCAGAATGCAGGTGAGGTTGCTAGTATGCTTGCAATAAGTACGGTGAAGGAAGTATTATATGAATTTAAAGATAAACTATTAAACAATGAAGTTGAGATACCTTATTTTATAAATTTGGCTTTATCAAAAGCAAATTATAAAATTTACAAACAATCTTTAGAAAATGAAAAGTTTTCAGGTATGGGAACAACTATTACATTGGCTTTTATTAATAATAATAATAAAATATATATTGGCCATGTCGGCGATAGTAGAGCTTACTTGATTAGAAAAAATAATTTAATCCAGTTAACACAAGACCATTCTCTAGTGGCTGAGCTAGTTAGAAATGGAAGCATAACGGAAGAAGAAGCGATTAACCATCCACAAAAAAATATTATAACTAGAGCTATTGGGACAGAAGAGAAAGTAAAAGTTGATATAATTAGTAGAGATATTTTAAGTGGAGATATTATTATTTTATGTACTGATGGTTTATTTAATATGGTTAGTAATGAAGATATTTTGAGAGTAATGTTATTATCAGAGAATATGCAGGAAGCTTGTGATAAATTAACATATATAGCAAATGAACATGGCGGTTTCGATAATACTACAGTTTTAGCAATAAGAATTGAATAG